The bacterium genome contains the following window.
TGCATCAATGAAGAGGATCTTCCCCCTACGATCGGGGGTCTTCGAGGTGCGGCAGATCAGCACGCACGCTTCCATCGGCGAGTTGTAGAACAAATTCGGTCCAAGTCCGAGAACACACTCCAGCTGGTCTGTCTCAATCAAGTTGGTCCGCATCTCAGCTTCCTCGTTGCGGAAGAGCACCCCATGCGGAAAGAGAATCGCGCAACGGCCCGTCTTCGGGTCCATGCTCTTCAGGATGTGCTGGAAGAAGGCGTAGTCGGCGCGGCCCTGCGGCGGTGTGCCGAGGAAGTTGCGCCCCCACTGGTCGCTCTGCCACGCCTCGCGATTCCACTTCTTGATGGAGTAAGGCGGATTAGCGAGAACTACGTCGAAGATCTTGAGCCGATCGCCCTCGATCAAGGCCGGCTCATGCAGGGTGTTGCCGCTGCGGATGTCGAAGTCGGACACCCCGTGCAGCACCAGGTTCATTCGGGCGATGGCCGCGGTGATATTGATGAGTTCCTGCCCATAGAGGCCCATGGTGCGAGTGTCGCCACCGTTGCGCTTCACCTCGGCCAGGCACGAGATGAGCATCCCTCCAGTGCCACAAGTCGGGTCGTAGATGGTCTCGCCGGCCTTGGGCTCAAGCATCTGCGCCATCAGGTGCACGAGCGTGCGGTTGGTGTAGAACTCCTGCGCGGTGTGGCCGCTGTCGTCTGCGAACTGCTTAACGAGGTACTCGTAGCCGTTGCCGAGTTCGTCCTCGGGCACGTTGGCGAGGCTAAGGGTGTGCTTCGAGAAGTGCTCGATGAGGTTCTTGAGCGTCTCGTCGGGCATCTGGGCCTTGTCGGTCCAGGCGGCGTTACCGAAGACACCCTGCAGCCGCTGCGGGTTGGTGGCCTCGATGGCCTGGTAGGCGTTCAGCAGAGCCCTACCGACCTCGCGTGAGGCGTCGCGGGCGTCTTTCCAGTGCGCGCCTTCGGGAATGGTGAAGCGGTCGTTGGCGGTCGCCGTCGCGTAGCCATCGTCCTGGGAGTCCTCGAACGCTTCGCGGTAGTCCTCGTCCCAGACATCCGAGAGCCGCTTGAAGAAGAGCAGCGGGAAGATGTACTGCTTGTAGTCGCTGGCATCGATGAGCCCGCGCAGCAGCGTGGCCGCACCCCAGAGGTAGGACTCGAGCTCCTTCTGACTGAGTCGCGTGCTCATTCTCTGGTTCTCACGAGCTCTACCAACGGATTCGCCGCTTCAGCGAGGAGACGCTGACCGTTGGCTCTGAACTGATCGAGCGTCGGCGGTCTCGAGGTGAGAAGGCCGTTCACACAAGTATGCTGCGCCTGCTCGAGATCGACGTCGCTCGCCAGGATAGCTTTGAGCCCCGCCCCTGTTCGTTCTGCGAGCTCTCGCCAGCTCGTAGGGAAGCGATCTATTAGAGCATCTCGCCAGAGCTCGGACCACGGGAGTAACGCATCTTCATCCTTCGCGAGGGCCAACGTCGAGATGGCAATGACGCGGCCGAGATCCTTGTTGCTGCGTTTGATCCCCGAGCGGCCCGCAAAGCCGGCAGTCATCAACTCAGGTCCGATTTCCGGGTGCTCGAGGAGATTCGCCAGTGCCATCATCTCGGGGCGAGCGATGGCGACGCCCAGCGGTGTCTCGATCGGCTGGAGATTCGAAAGCGACAGGAACCGAAAGCTGCAGAGACCGAAGTCGCCCCCGTCGGTCTGAATTCGTAGCCACTGCCGACCGGCGTCCGCCGGAGAACCGGGAACGGTCAAGAGCTCGATGAACCACCCAGAGCCGCCGGGGGGTTGCAATCGAACCGCCGGGAGTTCGTCGTCCGGCGTCGAGGCGGTGCCGGGCGTGCTCCAATGGGCGTCTTGTCTCGGCGTCCAACCGTTCGAGATGAGCTTGTTCGTAATCTCGATTCCGACGTCGACGGCGGCGCCTCGCGGTGAGACGACGCAGTCAGCGTCCTTCGTCCGCACGACCATCTCGGTCTCATCCGCGAAGTAGTGATAGCCGACGGCGAGACTCCCGATCACGATCAAGTGCTCTCGGCAATCGGCAGGCACGGCCGCGGCGATTTCGCTGAGAACCTGCCCAGGGGAGACGGGTATCATGCCGTGCGGGTCAGCCATCGATCTCGCCGCGATAGCTCTCCAGGTGTGCGAGGAACTCGTTCGCTTGTGCGTCGAGGCCCGCATCGCAGAGATCTACGAGGCACTCGATCGGATCCGCCCACTGGATTCGAGCTTCGCCGCGACGAAACAACGACTCGGCGCGACGCAGGAAGTGAACGCTGACGCGAGGCTGGTCGGACCTCGACCTTGCGGGGACGAGTGCCGCATCGAGTCTGTCGACGAAATCGAGATCGGTTCGAGCGGCGCTGGTGTGGACACAGAGGTCGAGTCGTGGTGAGCCAACGAGATCGAGCTGTGGGAGATAGTGCTTTGCGCCGAAGACCCCGCCGACCGCGATGTCGTCCCGTGCAAGGCTCGCGACACGGCGCAGCAGGGATTCTGGGGAACGTGGTTGGCCGGACTGGTCCACGTAGTCGATTGTTGCACGGGCCTTCCGGGAGGTCGCGATAAAGCGCGCCCAGGCGTCGGAGGGAAAGCGCTTCAGCTGAAAACGGCGGTCTTCCAGGCGCTCCACCAACGAATCCAGCTTCTCGAGTGTCGCGGCGACCGTTCGATAGTTGCACCCTACGACCCGGGCGACCCAATCTGCGGTCATGGGCCCGCCATCCGTCACCCACTGATGGAGCAGAACGCGGAGCACCTCCGACTGTTTGTCGGGGCGCGGAAGCGGGGAAGGCAACCGGCGGCTCGCCTCGACTTCGCGTTGCACGCTCTCGAGAATCGAGGCCTCGACCTCGGAGGGCACCCCTTTGACCTCGCCGTTCGTCGCGATGACCAGACG
Protein-coding sequences here:
- a CDS encoding SAM-dependent DNA methyltransferase, with translation MSTRLSQKELESYLWGAATLLRGLIDASDYKQYIFPLLFFKRLSDVWDEDYREAFEDSQDDGYATATANDRFTIPEGAHWKDARDASREVGRALLNAYQAIEATNPQRLQGVFGNAAWTDKAQMPDETLKNLIEHFSKHTLSLANVPEDELGNGYEYLVKQFADDSGHTAQEFYTNRTLVHLMAQMLEPKAGETIYDPTCGTGGMLISCLAEVKRNGGDTRTMGLYGQELINITAAIARMNLVLHGVSDFDIRSGNTLHEPALIEGDRLKIFDVVLANPPYSIKKWNREAWQSDQWGRNFLGTPPQGRADYAFFQHILKSMDPKTGRCAILFPHGVLFRNEEAEMRTNLIETDQLECVLGLGPNLFYNSPMEACVLICRTSKTPDRRGKILFIDALNEVAREKAQSFLKPEHQARILEVYQKFADQPGFAFVATIEDVLANDGDLSIPKYVEKVASDGDEGGSRDLPAAWLSLEDDGSVFWTEMNSLVEMLDGVIAEEANDA